The following coding sequences are from one Panicum hallii strain FIL2 chromosome 5, PHallii_v3.1, whole genome shotgun sequence window:
- the LOC112893255 gene encoding putative receptor protein kinase ZmPK1, with amino-acid sequence MAMSLSLIILPLLAILPSSYASPKPMLGTGSSLLVENYKQTFLTSPNSDFSCGFYEVGGNAFSFSIWFTNTIEKTVVWSANPKSPVNGHGSMVLLNHGGNLVLTDVNGTVTWDSKTGSGKGTTVVLLDTGNLIIKDSNGAVLYESFSSPTDTLLPFQPLTKATRLVSGYYSLYFDNDNVLRLMYDGPDISSIYWPSADYSVFESGRTNYNSSRIAVLDAEGYFLSSDGLNVKSSDWGIQIKRRLTIDYDGNLRMYSLNASSGNWIISWVAIAKMCDVHGLCGQNGICQSLPSFHCSCPPGHEMIDPQIWNKGCRPQFSKTCNNTEEFEFIKLPKTDFYGFDLSYNQSISLEECKKICLDACSCSAFTYKVGPALCYTKAVLFNGYSYPSFPGDNYIKLPKNLGITTSLVSRKSELTCNRDIPEIVEGYASMYGMNSVDKNWTTYYVFAAILGALVLLFTGTSWWFLSSKQYIPKSMEAGYRMVTSQFRMFTHRELREATGKFKEEIGRGGSGIVYRGVLDDKRVVAVKKLTNFSHSEEELWAEMSIIGRINHMNLVRMWGFCSEGQHKLLVYEHVENESLDRYLFGNVSSERLIAWSQRFKIALGTARGLAYLHHECLEWVIHCDVKPENILLTRDFEAKIADFGLAKLSKRDSSSFKLTHMRGTMGYMAPEWALNLPINAKVDVYSYGVVLLEIVTGSRVSSGITADGREIELRQFVQVLKQFVESEDVKDIVDHRLQGHFNPEQAMIMLKVAIACLEERNSRPTMNDIVISLLACAEQDDHPAYSW; translated from the coding sequence ATGGCCATGTCCCTTTCTCTAATCATTCTTCCATTGCTTGCCATTCTCCCATCCTCATATGCTTCACCCAAGCCAATGCTAGGCACTGGCTCATCCTTATTGGTAGAAAACTACAAACAAACTTTCCTTACCTCACCAAATTCCGATTTCTCCTGTGGCTTCTATGAAGTTGGAGGGAATGCTTTCTCCTTCTCCATCTGGTTCACAAACACCATCGAAAAGACTGTCGTGTGGTCTGCAAACCCCAAGTCCCCTGTGAACGGCCATGGCTCCATGGTTTTGTTGAACCATGGTGGCAACTTGGTCCTCACTGATGTCAATGGCACCGTGACATGGGACAGCAAGACGGGATCTGGGAAGGGCACGACGGTTGTCCTTCTTGATACTGGCAACCTTATCATCAAAGACTCCAATGGTGCAGTTTTATACGAAAGCTTCTCTTCACCGACTGACACCTTGCTGCCTTTTCAGCCACTCACCAAAGCAACAAGGTTAGTATCTGGTTACTACAGCCTCTATTTTGACAACGACAATGTGCTGCGCCTCATGTATGATGGACCAGATATATCAAGTATCTATTGGCCAAGTGCAGACTACAGTGTGTTTGAAAGTGGGCGGACAAATTACAATAGCTCCAGGATTGCAGTCCTCGATGCTGAAGGTTATTTCCTATCAAGTGATGGGCTCAATGTAAAGTCATCTGATTGGGGTATTCAGATCAAGAGAAGGCTAACGATTGATTATGATGGAAACCTCAGAATGTACAGTTTGAATGCGTCTAGTGGGAATTGGATAATCTCATGGGTGGCCATAGCCAAAATGTGTGATGTGCATGGGTTATGTGGACAAAATGGGATATGCCAGTCTTTGCCAAGCTTCCATTGCTCATGTCCGCCAGGACATGAGATGATTGATCCACAGATTTGGAACAAAGGCTGCCGGCCGCAATTCAGCAAAACCTGCAACAACACAGAAGAGTTTGAGTTCATCAAGCTCCCCAAAACTGACTTCTATGGCTTTGATCTGAGCTACAACCAGTCTATCTCACTTGAAGAATGCAAGAAGATTTGCTTGGATGCCTGCTCCTGCTCTGCTTTCACATACAAGGTAGGACCTGCACTTTGCTACACCAAAGCTGTACTCTTCAATGGCTACAGCTACCCAAGTTTTCCTGGTGACAACTATAtaaaattacccaagaatttgGGCATAACAACATCCTTAGTCTCCAGAAAGTCTGAACTCACATGCAACCGGGATATCCCTGAGATTGTAGAAGGATATGCAAGTATGTATGGAATGAACAGCGTCGATAAAAATTGGACAACTTATTATGTGTTTGCAGCAATACTGGGAGCCCTAGTACTGCTCTTTACTGGAACAAGCTGGTGGTTTCTTTCCAGCAAGCAATATATACCCAAGTCAATGGAGGCTGGCTACAGGATGGTAACAAGCCAGTTCAGGATGTTCACACACCGCGAATTAAGGGAAGCAACTGGAAAATTCAAGGAAGAGATTGGAAGAGGGGGCTCTGGAATTGTTTACAGAGGAGTACTTGATGATAAGCGAGTAGTGGCGGTAAAGAAGCTAACAAATTTCTCACACAGTGAGGAGGAATTGTGGGCAGAAATGAGTATAATTGGAAGGATTAACCACATGAATTTAGTAAGGATGTGGGGTTTTTGCTCCGAGGGTCAACACAAACTACTAGTGTATGAGCATGTGGAGAATGAATCACTTGATAGGTATCTATTTGGCAATGTAAGCAGTGAGAGACTAATTGCATGGAGCCAGAGATTCAAAATAGCATTGGGAACAGCAAGAGGCTTGGCCTACCTGCATCATGAGTGCCTTGAATGGGTGATCCATTGTGATGTAAAGCCAGAGAACATACTCCTGACCCGAGACTTTGAAGCTAAGATAGCAGACTTCGGACTAGCGAAACTCTCAAAGAGAGACAGTTCTAGTTTCAAACTCACCCACATGAGAGGAACCATGGGGTACATGGCACCAGAGTGGGCGTTGAACTTGCCGATCAATGCAAAAGTTGATGTCTACAGCTATGGTGTTGTCCTTCTTGAGATTGTTACAGGAAGTAGGGTCTCAAGTGGGATAACAGCGGATGGGAGGGAGATCGAGCTTCGGCAGTTTGTGCAGGTCTTGAAACAATTTGTGGAGAGTGAAGATGTCAAGGATATAGTTGATCATAGACTGCAAGGTCATTTTAATCCAGAGCAAGCAATGATAATGTTGAAAGTTGCTATAGCTTGTCTTGAAGAAAGGAACAGCAGGCCTACAATGAATGATATTGTAATATCTCTCTTGGCATGTGCTGAACAAGATGATCACCCCGCCTACTCATGGTGA
- the LOC112893254 gene encoding putative receptor protein kinase ZmPK1 encodes MAALLYLVLLLPLLSFKICSGASPRQTMTTGSHIRGEDHGEVFLISPDRTFSCGFHELGTNALTFSIWYTTSATNRTVVWTANPYSVESGYSPVNKYGSRISLNHDGNLILTDTNGSMVWESRTSSGKHTTVTLLNSGNLVINDSSNNIVWQSFHSPTDTLLPGQNLTKDTRLVSGYHHLYFDNDNVLRMLYDGPEITSIYWPSPDYNAEKNGRNRFNSTRIAVLDDMGNFVSSDGFKIEASDSGPGIKRRITIDYDGNFRMYSLNASTGKWNITGQAVIQMCYVHGLCGKNGLCDYSSGLQCRCPPDYEMVDPTNWNKGCRPMFLTDKNQSTEDFTFVKQPHADYYGFDLSSNKSISFEACWNICLNISTCLSFTYKGGDGWCYTKDLLYNGQVYMYFPGDNYMKVPKNSNSLISTISKKESLTCEPPGSEVMLGSASMYGTKKDNINWTYFYVFAAILGALELLVIVTGWYFFFKKHNIPKSMEDGYKMITNQFRRFTYRELREATGKFKEELGRGGAGIVYRGVLEDKKIVAVKKLTDVRQGEEEFWAEVTLIGRINHINLVRMWGFCSEGPNRLLVYEYVENESLDKYLFGERSTESLLGWSQRYRIALGTARGLAYLHHECLEWVVHCDVKPENILLTRDFDAKIADFGLAKLAKRDSTSFNFTHMRGTMGYMAPEWALNLPINAKVDVYSYGVVLLEIVTGIRVSSGILLEERQIDFLEFVQEAKHILSTGNVGDIVDDRLHGHFDTEQAIAMVKIAFSCLEERSKRPTMDEIVKVLMSCDDEDDYHPAYSY; translated from the coding sequence ATGGCTGCGCTGCTCTATCTTGTCCTACTTCTTCCATTGCTCTCCTTCAAGATTTGCTCTGGCGCATCGCCACGGCAGACCATGACCACCGGCTCGCACATCAGAGGAGAGGACCACGGCGAGGTCTTCCTCATCTCGCCGGACCGCACCTTCTCTTGCGGCTTCCACGAGCTTGGCACAAATGCTCTCACCTTCTCCATCTGGTACACCACAAGCGCCACCAATAGAACCGTCGTCTGGACGGCAAACCCCTACTCCGTGGAGAGTGGCTACTCTCCCGTGAACAAATACGGCTCCAGGATATCGCTGAACCACGACGGCAACCTGATACTCACAGATACCAATGGTTCCATGGTGTGGGAGAGCAGGACATCGTCTGGCAAGCACACGACAGTCACTCTCCTCAACAGCGGCAACCTTGTGATCAACGACTCCAGCAACAACATCGTGTGGCAGAGCTTCCATTCGCCAACTGACACCTTGCTCCCGGGGCAGAACCTGACAAAGGACACAAGGTTAGTCTCTGGTTACCATCACCTCTATTTCGACAACGACAACGTCCTGCGGATGTTGTATGATGGCCCAGAGATCACAAGCATCTACTGGCCAAGTCCCGATTACAACGCTGAAAAAAATGGCCGCAATAGGTTCAACAGCACCAGGATAGCAGTTCTAGATGACATGGGTAATTTTGTGTCAAGTGATGGGTTTAAGATAGAGGCTTCAGATTCAGGTCCAGGAATCAAGAGAAGGATCACAATCGATTACGACGGCAATTTCAGAATGTACAGCTTGAATGCATCAACAGGGAAATGGAACATCACAGGACAGGCTGTAATACAGATGTGCTATGTGCACGGGCTATGCGGAAAGAATGGGCTCTGTGACTACTCCAGTGGTCTCCAGTGTAGATGCCCTCCAGATTATGAGATGGTTGATCCAACAAATTGGAACAAAGGATGCCGACCAATGTTCTTGACTGATAAAAACCAATCAACTGAGGATTTTACATTTGTCAAGCAACCTCATGCCGACTACTATGGCTTTGATCTGTCCTCAAATAAATCCATCTCATTTGAAGCATGCTGGAACATTTGCTTGAACATCAGTACCTGCTTATCTTTCACATATAAGGGTGGAGATGGTTGGTGTTACACTAAAGATTTACTTTACAATGGTCAGGTCTATATGTATTTTCCTGGAGACAACTATATGAAAGTACCAAAGAATTCGAATAGTTTGATATCCACAATCTCTAAAAAGGAAAGCCTCACCTGTGAACCACCAGGTTCCGAGGTCATGCTAGGATCAGCAAGTATGTATGGAACAAAGAAGGACAACATAAACTGGACATACTTCTATGTCTTTGCTGCAATACTGGGAGCTCTAGAGTTGCTTGTTATTGTGACGGGCTGGTACTTTTTCTTCAAGAAGCATAACATCCCCAAATCAATGGAGGATGGGTACAAGATGATTACAAATCAGTTCAGGCGGTTTACATACCGAGAACTGAGGGAAGCAACTGGGAAGTTCAAAGAAGAGCTTGGGAGAGGAGGAGCAGGAATCGTCTACAGAGGTGTGCTTGAAGATAAGAAAATAGTGGCAGTAAAGAAGCTTACAGATGTTCGCCAGGGAGAGGAGGAATTCTGGGCAGAAGTGACACTTATTGGAAGAATCAATCACATAAATTTAGTCAGAATGTGGGGATTTTGCTCAGAAGGGCCAAACAGGCTATTAGTGTATGAGTATGTGGAGAATGAGTCACTGGATAAGTACCTCTTTGGTGAGAGAAGTACGGAAAGCCTGCTTGGTTGGAGCCAAAGGTACAGGATTGCCCTGGGAACTGCAAGAGGCCTTGCTTATCTTCATCATGAATGCCTTGAGTGGGTTGTTCACTGTGATGTGAAGCCAGAAAACATACTCCTAACACGAGACTTCGATGCCAAGATAGCAGACTTTGGACTGGCCAAGCTTGCGAAGCGAGATAGCACTAGCTTCAATTTTACCCATATGAGAGGCACAATGGGGTACATGGCACCAGAATGGGCACTCAATTTGCCAATCAATGCAAAGGTTGATGTTTACAGCTATGGGGTCGTACTTCTGGAGATTGTGACTGGAATCAGGGTTTCAAGTGGCATACTGTTAGAGGAAAGACAGATAGATTTCCTGGAGTTTGTCCAGGAGGCTAAACATATTCTGTCTACCGGGAATGTTGGTGACATTGTTGATGATAGGTTGCATGGCCATTTTGATACAGAGCAGGCAATTGCAATGGTGAAAATAGCTTTTTCATGCCTCGAAGAAAGAAGCAAGAGGCCGACAATGGATGAAATTGTCAAGGTGCTCATGTCTtgtgatgatgaagatgactaCCATCCTGCTTATTCATATTGA
- the LOC112893314 gene encoding putative receptor protein kinase ZmPK1, translated as MEANKPWFLYPIFLSFLSVPLCSHASPWQARGTGTSLRVDHGEIFLVSPDTTFSCGFYSSGEGTNAYYFSIWFTHATDRTVVWTANRGSPVNGHGSKISFNSEGNLLITDVNGSTVWESKTKWGKRTTVALLNNGNLVIRASTDQVVWQSFDSPTDTLLPSQNLTRESKLVSPSGYHILYFDNDNILRLLYNGPEITSIYWPSPDYNAQQNGRTRFNSSKIAVLDNDGVFQSSDQFKMTASDSGTGIKRRITLDYDGNLRMYSLNAANGNWTVTGEAVLQMCYVHGLCGKNGICEYSQGFRCNCPPGYEMSDPKNWNNGCNATFSVNCGQPREDFTFIKIPHGDFYGFDLTSNKSISFEECMQICLDSWLCLSFTYKAGEGLCYTKDRLYNGQVYPYFPGDNYIKLPKKVTSTSSASRHSSLTCSPKNAKVMLVSKDAYMKNSDNINWLYFYIFAAILGAVELLFIMTGWYFLFKMHNIPKSMEEGYKMITSQFRRFTYRELVEATGKFKEELGKGGIGTVYRGILGDKKVVAIKKLHVRQGEEEFWAEVTLIRRINHINLVRMWGFCSEGKHRLLVYEYVENESLDKYLFSGRRTETLLSWSQRFKIALGAARGLAYLHHECLEWVVHCDVKPENILLTRDFDAKIADFGLAKLAKRDSTSFNFTHMRGTMGYMAPEWALNLPINAKVDVYSYGVVLLEIVTGKRVSSGIIIDDEEMDFMQFFQELKQMLARGGDLDIVDARLKGHFNHEQATVMVKIAVSCLEERGKRPTMDQIVKDLMVYDDEDNHPAYVL; from the coding sequence ATGGAAGCCAATAAGCCCTGGTTCCTCTACCCAATCTTTCTTTCATTCCTCTCAGTTCCGCTGTGCTCCCATGCATCCCCATGGCAGGCCAGGGGCACAGGCACATCCCTGCGAGTAGATCACGGGGAGATCTTCCTCGTCTCTCCAGACACGACCTTCTCCTGCGGCTTCTACTCATCTGGGGAAGGCACCAACGCCTACTACTTCTCCATCTGGTTCACCCACGCCACCGACAGGACTGTTGTCTGGACAGCGAACCGTGGCTCTCCGGTAAACGGTCATGGCTCAAAGATCTCCTTCAACAGTGAAGGGAACCTGCTCATTACCGATGTCAACGGCTCCACGGTGTGGGAGAGCAAGACAAAATGGGGAAAGCGCACCACAGTGGCTCTCCTCAACAACGGCAACCTTGTCATCAGGGCCTCCACTGATCAGGTAGTATGGCAGAGCTTCGATTCGCCCACTGACACCTTGCTTCCTTCACAGAATCTGACCAGAGAATCGAAGTTGGTCTCTCCATCTGGTTATCATATCCTCTATTTTGACAATGACAACATACTGCGGCTCCTGTACAATGGACCAGAGATCACGAGCATATACTGGCCAAGTCCGGACTACAATGCACAGCAAAATGGCAGGACTAGAttcaacagcagcaagattgcAGTTCTGGACAACGATGGCGTATTCCAGTCAAGCGACCAGTTCAAGATGACAGCTTCAGATTCAGGAACCGGAATCAAGAGAAGGATCACCTTGGACTATGATGGCAATCTCAGAATGTACAGCTTGAATGCAGCAAATGGCAACTGGACTGTCACAGGGGAGGCTGTACTGCAGATGTGCTATGTGCATGGGTTATGTGGAAAAAATGGAATATGTGAGTACTCACAGGGTTTCAGATGCAACTGTCCTCCAGGATATGAGATGTCTGATCCGAAGAACTGGAACAATGGATGCAACGCAACCTTCAGCGTCAACTGTGGACAACCACGAGAAGATTTTACGTTCATCAAGATTCCCCACGGTGACTTTTATGGTTTTGATCTGACTTCAAACAAGTCGATCTCATTTGAAGAATGCATGCAGATATGCTTGGACAGCTGGTTGTGCTTATCTTTCACATATAAAGCTGGAGAGGGTCTATGTTACACTAAAGATCGACTCTACAATGGCCAGGTTTATCCGTATTTTCCCGGAGACAACTACATCAAACTTCCTAAGAAAGTCACTTCAACATCTTCAGCCTCCAGACATTCCAGTCTTACCTGCAGCCCAAAGAATGCCAAGGTTATGCTAGTATCCAAAGATGCATACATGAAAAATTCTGATAACATAAATTGGTTATACTTCTACATCTTTGCTGCTATATTAGGGGCAGTTGAGCTGCTTTTCATCATGACAGGATGGTACTTtcttttcaaaatgcacaacatACCCAAGTCAATGGAGGAAGGTTACAAAATGATAACAAGCCAATTCAGGAGATTCACATACCGTGAGTTGGTGGAAGCAACAGGCAAATTTAAAGAAGAGCTAGGAAAAGGTGGCATTGGTACAGTTTACAGAGGAATACTTGGAGACAAGAAAGTAGTGGCAATAAAGAAGCTACACGTTAGACAAGGGGAAGAGGAATTCTGGGCAGAAGTGACTTTGATTCGGAGGATCAATCATATTAATTTAGTCAGGATGTGGGGATTTTGCTCAGAGGGCAAACACAGGTTATTAGTGTATGAGTATGTGGAGAACGAGTCATTGGACAAGTACCTGTTTAGTGGCAGGCGCACTGAAACATTGCTATCATGGAGCCAAAGATTCAAGATTGCCTTGGGAGCAGCCAGAGGCCTTGCTTATCTTCATCATGAATGCCTCGAGTGGGTTGTTCACTGTGATGTGAAGCCAGAAAACATACTCCTAACACGAGACTTCGACGCCAAGATAGCAGACTTTGGACTGGCCAAGCTTGCGAAGCGAGATAGCACTAGCTTCAATTTTACCCATATGAGAGGCACAATGGGGTACATGGCACCAGAATGGGCACTCAATTTGCCAATCAATGCAAAGGTTGATGTTTACAGCTATGGGGTCGTACTTCTGGAGATTGTGACTGGGAAGAGGGTTTCCAGTGGGATAATAATAGATGATGAAGAGATGGACTTCATGCAGTTTTTTCAGGAACTCAAACAGATGCTCGCTAGGGGGGGTGACCTGGATATAGTTGATGCTAGACTCAAGGGGCATTTCAACCATGAGCAAGCAACAGTGATGGTGAAAATAGCTGTTTCGTGTCTTGAAGAAAGAGGCAAGAGGCCAACAATGGATCAAATTGTAAAAGACCTCATGGTGTACGATGATGAAGATAATCACCctgcatatgttttatga